Below is a genomic region from Acidobacteriota bacterium.
TGATTGAACTCGAACAGAACGAACATCTGGAAGAAACCGAGTACGATGCCATCGAACTGGACGACGAGGGGCTGGAAGTCTCCGAGGCGTTCCCGCGCCTGACGCGGGAAAATTACGTCGACAGGGTCCGGCTGGACCGCGTCCCCACCGAAGGCAGGCAGGGGGAGGAGTCCGCGGCCTCGGCCGACCCCCTGTACATCTATTACCGGAGCATGAGCAAAATCCCGCTGCTGACGCGCGAACAGGAAGTCTACCTCGCCAAGAAGATCGAATCGGCCAAGCTCAACACCCTGCGCCTGCTCTCGTTGACCCCGATCAACACCTACAAGATCATGCAGCTCGCCGAGGAACTGCAGCCCGCCGGCGCCCCGGCGTCCCAGGCCCAGTCGCAGGACGGGGGGGACGAGAAGAAGGAGGGCGAGAACGAGGTCACGGCCGAGGAGCGCACGCGGCTGCGCATGAGGCAGATCCGCCGGATCCTCTCCCGCCTGGAGAAGCTCGAGGCGAAGTACCGGGTGGCCCGGGAGAGCCTGCAGAAGTCCAAAAGCCGGAGCGCGAAGTCCAAAAAGGACCTGGAGAAGATCGAGAGCAACCGGGAGGCGATCTTCAATTCCCTGCAGCGGATCGATTTCACCGAAAACCAGATCGCCACCCTGATCGACGGCGTGGAAGAGGTGCTGCACCGGATGGAAGCGGCCCAGGGGAAGATTCAACCCCGCTCGCGGCGCCAGCGCCCGAGCCCCAAGGAGGTCCGGGAGGCGCGGGCGTCGATCCGGCAGCTCGAGGGGCAGTACCTGACCAATCTCGAAGAGCTGCGCAAGATCGTGGCCCTGATCAGCGAGAACAAGACGGAGATGCTGCACGCCAAGGACCAGTTCGTCCGCTCCAACCTCCGCCTGGTGCTGAGCATCGCCAAGAATTACTCCTACCCCGGGCTGGACCTGCTCGACCTGGTCCAGGAGGGGAACATCGGGCTCATGAAGGCGGTCGACAAGTTCAACTACCGCCTGGGGCACAAGTTCTCGACCTACGCCACCTGGTGGATCCGCCAGAGCATCACGCGCGCCATCGCGGACCAGGGGCGGACGATCCGCATCCCGGTGCACATGGTGGAAGCCATGAACCGGGTCCTCAAGGTGGCCAACGAGCTGACCAAGCGGATGGGGCGGGAACCCTCGGTTCACGAGCTGGCCAAGGAGCTGAAGACCCCGGTCGCGAAGGTGACGCAGATCCTGAAAGCGGCCCAGGAGCCGATCAGCCTCGAAGCCAGCATCGCGGACAACAAGGACGCCGTGCTCAACAAGTTCATCGAGGACAAGAACGCGGTGTCGCCCGACGAGGACGTCATGAAGCACAACCTGCGCGAGGTGACCGATTCGGCGCTCGAGTCCCTCTCCCCCAGGGAGCAGGAGATCGTGCGCATGCGCTACGGGCTGAACGACAACGGGAAGGAATACACCCTGCAGGAGGTGGGCGAGATTTTCCAGGTGACGCGCGAGCGGATCCGGCAGATCGAGGAGAAGGCCCTGCTCAAGCTCCGCAGCCCCTACCGTTCCAACAAGCTGCGCGAATTCGCCGATTTCATCAGCACGAACTAGGGGTACGCCCGCGGCCGGCCGCACAGGGCCCGGCCGCGGGTTTTCCCCTCCCCCCGCAGACGTTTTTCCTCCCCCCCATTGCCGTATCGGCGCACAAACTGTAGACTCTTCCCGTCCCCGCGCCGATGGAGTTATCATGCGGCGTATCGGGTGACGATCCCTGGCGCAGACAAGGAAGGGCACACTGAATACCATTCAATCGTTTTCGCAGGTGGGGGAAACGCGCAACCTGCTCGAAAGGCTCCGGCGCCTGGCGCGCAACCTCTACTGGACCTGGAACCAGGAAGTGCTCGAGATCTTCCGGGAGCTGTCCCCCCGGGGCTGGCAGGACCTGTACCACAACGCGGTCGCGGTGCTCGAGGACATTTCCGAGTACGAGCTTTTCGTGCGCCTGGAGGACCCCTTCTTCGCCGGGCGCGTCCGGCGGGTCCTGAACGATTTCGACGCCTACATGAACCGCCGGGAGACCTGGGGCTCGCACCACGCCCCGGAGCTGCTCGAGCGGCCGGTGGCCTATTTC
It encodes:
- a CDS encoding sigma-70 family RNA polymerase sigma factor; amino-acid sequence: MIELEQNEHLEETEYDAIELDDEGLEVSEAFPRLTRENYVDRVRLDRVPTEGRQGEESAASADPLYIYYRSMSKIPLLTREQEVYLAKKIESAKLNTLRLLSLTPINTYKIMQLAEELQPAGAPASQAQSQDGGDEKKEGENEVTAEERTRLRMRQIRRILSRLEKLEAKYRVARESLQKSKSRSAKSKKDLEKIESNREAIFNSLQRIDFTENQIATLIDGVEEVLHRMEAAQGKIQPRSRRQRPSPKEVREARASIRQLEGQYLTNLEELRKIVALISENKTEMLHAKDQFVRSNLRLVLSIAKNYSYPGLDLLDLVQEGNIGLMKAVDKFNYRLGHKFSTYATWWIRQSITRAIADQGRTIRIPVHMVEAMNRVLKVANELTKRMGREPSVHELAKELKTPVAKVTQILKAAQEPISLEASIADNKDAVLNKFIEDKNAVSPDEDVMKHNLREVTDSALESLSPREQEIVRMRYGLNDNGKEYTLQEVGEIFQVTRERIRQIEEKALLKLRSPYRSNKLREFADFISTN